A part of Coffea eugenioides isolate CCC68of unplaced genomic scaffold, Ceug_1.0 ScVebR1_1483;HRSCAF=2339, whole genome shotgun sequence genomic DNA contains:
- the LOC113755441 gene encoding uncharacterized protein LOC113755441 → MSRTLSSYPDLGQDRALERFQKFSPPKFLGGPDPYEAEKWLEAMINIFTALNYTEERQVQFAVFQFEGPARAWWNVVRAKWEREGTVWTWLNFVRDFNEKYLPPIVQEKREDDFIKLRQGMMSVTEYETQFTKLSKFAPELIATEPRKVRRFIQGLNVELQEALAAAQINTFTEVLEKAQRIETARAHMKNFHAKRK, encoded by the coding sequence ATGAGTCGTACCTTATCTAGTTATCCTGATTTGGGGCAggatagagccttggagagATTCCAGAAATTCTCTCCACCTAAATTCTTAGGAGGACCAGACCCGTATGAGGCTGAGAAGTGGCTTGAggccatgataaatatttttacTGCCCTGAACTATACGGAGGAGAGACAGGTTCAATTTGCTGTATTTCAGTTCGAGGGACCAGCTAGGGCCTGGTGGAACGTAGTAAGGGCCAAATGGGAGAGAGAAGGAACTGTATGGACTTGGCTAAACTTTGTACGGGATTTTAACGAGAAATATCTTCCTCCTATTGTCCAAGAGAAACgagaggacgatttcattaaaCTTCGTCAAGGAATGAtgagtgtaactgagtatgagactcagtttaccaAATTGTCTAAATTCGCTCCCGAGCTGATTGCTACGGAGCCAAGGAAAGTACGGAGGTTTATACAAGGGCTAAATGTGGAATTACAGGAAGCCTTAGCGGCAGCTCAGAtcaatacgtttacggaggtctTGGAAAAGGCCCAAAGGATAGAAACTGCTAGGGCCCACATGAAGAATTTCCACGCCAAACGAAAATGA